From Sphingomonas hengshuiensis, one genomic window encodes:
- the ectB gene encoding diaminobutyrate--2-oxoglutarate transaminase → MTATAEPSHTAPDTQIYERRESIVRSYSRAIPRQFNRARGVWMHDSNGGKYLDFLSGCSTLNYGHNHPVLKQALLDYIAGDGITHGLDLHTDAKADFLTALEDVVLRPRGLDYRAMFTGPTGTNAVEAAIKLARKVTGREMVIAFTNGFHGMTLGALACTGNAGKRSGAGVPLSHVAHEPYDGYYGPDVDTAALLEQRLADPSSGLDAPAAILVETVQGEGGLNAASPEWLRRVAKIAKAHGALLIVDDIQAGCGRTGGFFSFEGMGFTPDIVTLAKSLSGMGLPFALTLFRPELDIWSPGEHNGTFRGNNHAFVTATAALRHFWSGREFAADITRRGRLLERRLDRIAAEHGLATRGRGMMRGINVGSGEIASAITGACFEQGLIIETSGPHDEIVKVLAPLVIDDAVLGAGLDILERSVRAALTPALGVAA, encoded by the coding sequence ATGACCGCAACCGCGGAACCCAGCCACACGGCTCCCGACACGCAAATTTACGAGCGCCGCGAATCGATCGTGCGTAGCTATTCGCGCGCGATCCCGCGCCAGTTCAATCGCGCCCGGGGCGTGTGGATGCACGACAGCAACGGCGGCAAGTATCTCGACTTCCTGTCGGGCTGCTCGACGCTCAACTATGGCCACAACCATCCCGTGCTGAAACAGGCGCTGCTCGACTATATCGCGGGCGACGGGATCACGCACGGCCTCGACCTCCACACCGACGCCAAGGCCGACTTCCTCACCGCGCTCGAGGACGTGGTCCTTCGTCCCCGCGGGCTCGATTATCGCGCGATGTTCACCGGCCCGACCGGCACCAACGCGGTCGAGGCCGCGATCAAGCTGGCGCGCAAGGTAACCGGGCGCGAGATGGTGATCGCCTTCACCAACGGCTTTCACGGCATGACGCTGGGCGCGCTCGCCTGTACCGGCAATGCCGGGAAGCGCAGCGGCGCGGGCGTTCCGCTGAGCCATGTCGCGCACGAACCCTATGACGGCTATTACGGGCCCGACGTCGATACCGCCGCTTTGCTCGAACAGCGACTGGCCGATCCGTCGAGCGGGCTCGACGCGCCCGCCGCGATCCTGGTCGAGACGGTGCAGGGCGAGGGTGGGCTCAACGCCGCGTCGCCCGAATGGCTGCGCAGGGTCGCGAAGATCGCCAAGGCGCACGGCGCGCTGCTGATCGTCGACGACATCCAGGCCGGCTGCGGCCGCACCGGCGGCTTTTTCAGCTTTGAGGGGATGGGGTTCACGCCCGATATCGTCACGCTGGCCAAGTCGCTTTCGGGCATGGGCCTGCCGTTCGCGCTGACTTTGTTCCGACCCGAACTCGATATCTGGTCGCCGGGCGAGCACAACGGCACGTTCCGGGGCAACAACCACGCCTTCGTCACCGCGACCGCGGCGTTGCGCCATTTCTGGAGCGGCCGCGAGTTCGCCGCCGACATCACCCGGCGCGGGCGCCTGCTCGAACGGCGGCTCGATCGTATCGCCGCCGAACATGGGCTCGCCACGCGCGGTCGCGGCATGATGCGCGGGATCAACGTCGGATCGGGCGAGATCGCCTCCGCCATCACCGGGGCCTGTTTCGAGCAGGGCCTCATCATCGAGACCAGTGGTCCGCATGACGAGATCGTCAAGGTGCTCGCCCCGCTCGTCATCGACGATGCGGTGCTCGGCGCCGGGCTCGACATCCTCGAGCGCAGCGTCCGCGCGGCGCTTACCCCCGCCCTCGGCGTCGCCGCCTGA
- a CDS encoding ectoine synthase yields MIIRNLKDIRASDRNVKSDGWASARLLLDDDKMGFSFHLTTMFAGSELKMHYQNHLEAVLVLKGTGTIEDLDSGQTHELKAGVLYALNENDRHIVRPETDLLTACVFNPPVTGGEVHDENGAYPAAEPALTS; encoded by the coding sequence ATGATCATCCGCAATCTCAAAGACATCCGCGCCAGCGACCGCAACGTGAAGTCCGACGGCTGGGCCAGCGCGCGCCTGCTGCTCGACGACGACAAGATGGGGTTCTCGTTCCACCTGACCACGATGTTCGCAGGCTCGGAACTCAAGATGCACTATCAGAACCATCTCGAGGCAGTGCTGGTGCTGAAGGGTACCGGCACGATCGAGGATCTCGACAGCGGCCAGACCCACGAGCTCAAGGCCGGCGTGCTCTACGCGCTCAACGAGAATGACCGTCACATCGTCCGGCCCGAAACCGACCTCCTGACCGCCTGCGTGTTCAACCCGCCCGTCACCGGCGGCGAGGTGCATGACGAGAACGGCGCCTATCCCGCCGCCGAGCCCGCTCTCACGAGCTGA
- a CDS encoding aspartate kinase: protein MSGHSVEKIGGTSMAATATLFDNVLIAGRSGAALYNRIFVVSAYAGMTDLLLEHKKSGEPGVYACFALNDGAACWRDALEKVRAAMLARNAAMFVRARSRAECDAFVEQRIEGLRECLADLDRLRAHGRFCLKNQLTTVREMLAGLGEAHSAHSTALLLRDRGVNAVFVDLTVWTQDGLDPLDTRIRDALAPIDLATQMPIVTGYAGCEGGMVRRYARGYSEMTFSRIAVLTRAREAIIHKEFHLSSADPRLVGEDRARKIGRTNYDVADQLANLGMEAIHPRAGRGLRQAKIPLRVRNTFDRLDAGTLISGDYVSHKPRVEIVTGLRTVQALQFFEQDMVGEKGFDAAILDALTRHGIWIVSKSSNANTITHYLSSDAAAVARVIADLERDHPGAAVSSRPVAMVSVIGSDISEPGLVPRALLALDKAGITMIAMQHQIRNVDVQFIVECDAFEPAVCALHSALIDDAGATRSKRVAA, encoded by the coding sequence ATGAGCGGGCATAGCGTCGAAAAGATCGGCGGCACGTCGATGGCCGCCACCGCCACCTTGTTCGACAACGTGCTGATCGCCGGGCGCAGCGGCGCGGCTCTCTACAACCGGATCTTCGTCGTCTCGGCCTATGCCGGAATGACCGACCTGCTGCTCGAACATAAGAAGAGCGGCGAGCCGGGCGTCTATGCCTGCTTCGCGCTGAACGATGGCGCCGCCTGCTGGCGCGACGCGCTGGAGAAAGTCCGGGCCGCGATGCTCGCGCGCAACGCGGCGATGTTCGTCCGCGCACGCAGCCGCGCCGAATGCGACGCTTTCGTCGAGCAACGCATCGAAGGCTTGCGCGAATGCCTCGCCGACCTCGATCGGCTGCGCGCGCACGGCCGCTTCTGCCTCAAGAATCAGTTGACCACTGTCCGCGAGATGCTCGCCGGGCTGGGCGAGGCGCATAGCGCGCACAGCACGGCGTTGCTGCTGCGCGATCGCGGGGTGAATGCGGTGTTCGTCGACCTCACCGTCTGGACGCAGGACGGCCTCGATCCGCTCGACACGCGCATCCGCGATGCGCTGGCGCCGATCGATCTCGCCACGCAGATGCCGATCGTCACCGGCTATGCCGGGTGCGAGGGCGGCATGGTCCGCCGCTATGCGCGCGGCTATTCGGAGATGACCTTCTCGCGCATCGCCGTGCTGACGCGGGCGCGCGAGGCGATCATCCACAAGGAATTCCACCTCTCCAGCGCCGATCCCAGGCTGGTCGGCGAGGATCGCGCGCGCAAGATCGGCCGCACCAACTACGACGTCGCCGACCAGCTCGCCAATCTCGGCATGGAGGCGATCCATCCGCGCGCCGGGCGCGGCCTGCGACAGGCGAAAATCCCGCTCAGGGTGCGCAACACCTTCGACCGGCTCGATGCCGGTACGCTGATCAGCGGCGACTATGTCTCGCACAAGCCGCGGGTCGAGATCGTCACCGGGCTGCGCACCGTGCAAGCGCTCCAGTTTTTCGAGCAGGACATGGTCGGCGAAAAGGGTTTCGACGCCGCTATCCTCGATGCGCTGACCCGCCACGGCATCTGGATCGTGAGCAAGTCGTCGAACGCCAACACGATCACCCATTATCTGTCGAGCGACGCTGCGGCGGTGGCACGGGTGATCGCCGATCTCGAACGGGATCATCCCGGCGCGGCGGTCTCGTCGCGCCCGGTGGCGATGGTGTCGGTGATCGGAAGCGATATCTCCGAGCCCGGCCTGGTGCCGCGGGCGCTGCTCGCGCTCGACAAGGCCGGGATCACGATGATCGCGATGCAGCACCAGATCCGCAACGTCGATGTCCAGTTCATCGTCGAATGCGACGCCTTCGAACCGGCGGTCTGTGCGCTGCATTCGGCGCTGATCGACGACGCCGGGGCAACCCGGAGCAAGCGCGTGGCCGCCTAG
- the ectA gene encoding diaminobutyrate acetyltransferase, which produces MRSPHAEDGAAVTALVAASAPLDRNSAYCNLLQCTDFAETCVVAERQGRVIGWVSAYRPPSAPDRIFVWQVAVDASARGEGLALRMLDALIARPAVAGATSLTTTITEGNAASWGLFGAFARRCNAELTKAPRFEREAHFGGAHDTEWEARIAPLPTH; this is translated from the coding sequence GCGCTGGTTGCCGCTTCGGCCCCGCTCGATCGCAACTCGGCCTATTGCAACCTGCTCCAGTGCACCGATTTTGCGGAAACCTGCGTCGTCGCCGAGCGCCAGGGGCGCGTCATCGGCTGGGTCTCGGCCTATCGCCCGCCCTCGGCGCCGGACCGGATCTTCGTATGGCAAGTCGCCGTCGATGCATCGGCCCGCGGCGAGGGTCTCGCGCTGCGCATGCTCGACGCACTAATCGCCCGCCCCGCTGTGGCCGGGGCGACGAGCCTGACCACGACGATCACCGAGGGCAATGCGGCCTCCTGGGGGCTCTTCGGAGCCTTTGCGCGCCGCTGCAACGCCGAGCTGACCAAGGCCCCGCGCTTCGAGCGCGAGGCGCATTTCGGCGGCGCCCACGACACCGAATGGGAAGCACGCATCGCGCCGCTTCCGACCCACTGA
- the thpD gene encoding ectoine hydroxylase — MSDIYPSRRAAQPELLPRHDPVVHADWHPGAPLSREQVEQFDRQGYLVLEQVFTAAEVAALQSETGRLLGNPSALDRDTIITEPGGSEIRSIFEIHAQSAMMARLAADDRLAGVARFLLGDHVYLHQSRLNYKPGFEGKEFYWHSDFETWHAEDGMPRMRALSMSVLLAENTPNNGPLMLIPGSHRVFVTCVGETPDDNYKRSLKKQEVGVPDEISLADLAHDKGIVAPIGQPGTVILFDCNMMHGSNGNITPFPRANAFLVYNAVSNRLQAPFAAATPRPDFIAARDATPLAPVSGALTEQAA, encoded by the coding sequence ATGAGCGATATTTATCCATCCCGCCGCGCGGCGCAGCCCGAACTGCTGCCGCGCCACGATCCCGTCGTCCATGCCGATTGGCACCCGGGCGCGCCGCTGAGCCGCGAACAGGTCGAGCAGTTCGACCGCCAGGGCTATCTGGTGCTGGAGCAAGTCTTCACCGCCGCGGAAGTCGCCGCGCTCCAGAGCGAAACCGGCCGGCTGCTCGGCAATCCCTCCGCGCTCGACCGCGATACGATCATCACCGAGCCGGGCGGGAGCGAGATCCGCTCGATCTTCGAAATCCACGCGCAAAGCGCGATGATGGCACGGCTCGCCGCCGACGATCGGCTTGCCGGCGTCGCCCGCTTCCTGCTCGGCGACCACGTCTACCTGCACCAGTCGCGGCTCAACTATAAGCCGGGATTCGAGGGCAAGGAATTCTACTGGCATTCCGATTTCGAGACCTGGCACGCCGAGGACGGCATGCCCCGGATGCGCGCGCTATCGATGTCGGTGCTGCTCGCCGAGAATACCCCCAATAACGGGCCGCTGATGCTGATCCCCGGATCGCACCGCGTGTTCGTCACCTGCGTGGGCGAGACGCCCGACGATAACTACAAGAGGTCGCTCAAGAAGCAGGAAGTCGGGGTTCCCGACGAGATCAGCCTCGCCGACCTGGCGCATGACAAAGGCATCGTCGCGCCGATCGGCCAGCCGGGGACGGTGATCCTGTTCGACTGCAACATGATGCATGGCTCGAACGGCAATATCACCCCCTTCCCGCGCGCCAACGCCTTCCTGGTCTATAACGCGGTGTCGAACCGGCTGCAGGCGCCGTTCGCCGCCGCGACCCCGCGGCCCGATTTTATCGCGGCGCGCGATGCGACGCCGCTGGCGCCTGTCTCAGGCGCACTGACCGAGCAGGCGGCATGA